The genomic DNA AATCTGTGAATATAAAAGTTCTGGGGGAGAAGCTGGGGACAGAGCCTGAAATTATTTTGTATAATAATCCTTATTTAATAGGAAAATCTATTCTGGAGGCAGGGGACAGAATAGTTCTGTATAACGAGCCGGTTATTTTTTATAAAGTGGCTGAAAATGATACGATAGAAAAAATAACAGAAAAGTTTCATGTAAAAGAGGAGGAAATATTAAAATCAAATCCTGAGCTGCTAGATATCGGGATTCAAAATAAGAGATATCTTCTGATAAAAAATCCGCTTATTACAGAAAGTATTCTTTTGAGTCTGAAAGATGAAATGGTTTATGAAAATACTGCATATAACCTGAGTAATCAGGAAAAGCTTGTTTATGAAGAAAAAAAAGACGGTAAGAATCAAATGATATCAGAAAGAGAATCTGAAATTTCGGAAATAAAAAAAAGCGGTAATGTCAAAGAACGCAAACAGATACAGGAAGGCAGAAAAACTGAAAATCGGCAGTACACCGGGGAAAATAACAAGGACAGCAAAAATAGCGATTCAGGTGAAAAATATAAAGATAAAGAGCCGTTAACTGCATCGGTAAAAACAAAAGATACTTTGCAAACAATTGAAAGATCAAGGGAAACAGGATATGAAATTAATAAATATATGCTGTGGCCCGTTTCGGGGACTACAATTACAAGCGGATACGGTAACAGAACACATCCGATACTAAAAACCAAAAAATTTCACAGGGGTCTGGATATAAGAGTAGGAATGGGAACTCCGCTGAAAGCTTCTTTTACAGGCGTAGTTACTTATGCTTCTGCAAAAGGCGGTTATGGGAATCTGATAGAGCTGGAAAGATCAGACGGAATAAGAGTGAGATATGCCCATCTGGATAAAATATCCGTGAATAAAGGTGATACTGTAAAAGAAGGTCAGATAATAGGTGCAACAGGAAATACAGGATTATCAACAGGACCGCACCTGCATTTTGAGATACTTATTGATGGAAATCCTGTAGATCCTAAAAAATGGAATTATTTCTGATATTTAAGAAGTTTGAAAATTTTTAGATAATGAAAAATAAAAAAACAGCTGATATTATTATCTGGAATAACAATAATATTCTGCTGTTTTTATTATATTAATAAATTAAATAATGAATTTTAGTGGAGAAGTTTATCATAAAACATTTTAATTGCAATAATAAAAGAAACACTTAAAAATACCGGTCTTATAAATGGAACTCCCTTTTTTATGGCAAGTTTTGTTCCTGCAAGAGAACCGAGCAGAATAGCAACAGTACCGATTAAGCCGTAAAAGAAGTTTACCTTTCCGTTGATCAGGAAAATAAAAAAAGCTGACAAACCTGATGCAAAATTCAATAATTTGGTATTTCCAGAAGCTTCAAGAAAATCAACACTGAATATCTTTATAAGCATAACTATAAAAAATGTTCCTGCCCCTGGTCCAAAAAAACCGTCATAAAAGCCCACAAGAAAAGTGAAAAAAATTCCCTTTGTGAGAACAGCTTTTTTGGGATGCTTGTACATGCTTACTCCTCCAAGAGACTTATTAAAGAGAGAATACAGACCCACGCCAAGTATCAGGAAAGGAATAGCGGCATTTAGAAAATCTGCTTTTATTTTCGTAACTATAAATGAACCGAGCATAGAACCTGCAAAAGAAGCAGGAACCAGAAATTTCAGCAGTTTCAGATGCAGTTTATTATGTTTCAGATAGCCTAGAAAGCTTCCGAAGGTTCCGAAAATAGAAGAAAACTTATTGGTTGCCAGTGCAGATACAGTGGGAAGTCCTGTCAGCAGATAGGCCGGCAGTGTAAGAAGTCCGCCTCCTCCTGCAATAGAATCTATAAAGCCCCCTGCAAAAAGCAGTAAAACAAAAGGTACAAAGTTGTCAATGCTGTGAAAAATGATAATCTCCTCCTCAAAAAATTTATGTATGAAATTACGGATAATATACTACACTAAGTATATAATGTAAGTAAAAAAAATACAATTAAAAAATTTCGAGTATACTAAAATAAATTCAAAAATCGGGAGTATCCGAAATTCTGTGTTAATTCCGGATAATTCAATAAAAAGAATATGTACAATGAGCTCTGAAGTGCCTTAATACTGAATACAAATAAAAAAATGAGCTGGTTAGGCTCATTTTTATACCTTTTGGTACAGGTATATTTTTTGGATTATTGCGTAAATTAAACTATATATTATTCGATAGTTTACTAAAATTTATAATCTAAACCAAGTTTGAAGAATACTCTGTTTTTATCAGGAGAATCTGGTCCTGGAGTATTTTCTCTCGGCTCGTTCTGATAATATGTTTCAGCGTAAACTCCGATTCCATTATCAGCTACATATCCCATTTTTACACCATATCTTCCTTTTCCGTCGTGGTCTGTGTCCACCCCGTTGCTATTCTCTGTTTTAGAGCTTACACTGTATCTTATAAAAGGTGATACGGCAATTCCGTTATCAAATTTCTTTTCATATGCTATTCTTACCTGCCAGTCATCAAATTTATGAGCTCTATATTGCATATCAGATTTTTCACTTTTTACATACTCATTATATATTGAAAAAGATACTGCCTGACTGTCGGCAAATTTGTACTTAACTCCTGTTTCTAACTCATGGAAATAGTCATCCCAAGATTTCACTTCCGAATACCCTCTGTATGCGTCGTCTTGTCTGTAACCAAATAACCAGCCGTTATACAATGACCATTGATCATTAAATGTATAGCCCCAGTTTGGCTGAAATCTGTGATCTGTTGTCTTCTCAGAAGATTCTCTCATATCAGTGATTCTTAATTCATATGTTGGATTAAAATTAAAATTTCCATACTTAAGTGCAGAACCTAACATAACTTTGTATCTATCAGCATCTCCTTTATGACCTGAAGAACTGTCAGCATTTCTATACTCATATACGAATTCAGTCCACAAAGGAAAATCCTTAGCATTTAAGTTAACTCTGAAACCATGTACAGTAACGTCGCTTGAATTATAAACAGCATTATGATTTTCTGATTCAATGTACGCTCCTGTTGTGATATCTAATTTTTCTAAAGCCTGAACACTTCCTACTAAACCTAGGAATAGACTTAATACCAAAAACTTCTTCATCTTAATATAACCTCCAAATATTTTATATTGTATTACTAAATACTAATGTATACCCTGATTTTTACTTTTGTAAAGTACGTATAAAAGGCATTTTTATATTTGTAAAAGAAAATGTAATTATGGAAAATAAAGATGATTATATTATTTTTTATATTGTCAATTAAATCACTTTGAACAGGCTTAATGATAAAAACAATATTTTTTTAAAATATTGTTTTTAATAAATGGTAAGATATTAAAGTAAGAAAGTGAAATATATTTCTGTACAATTTATAAAAAATTATAAATTATATGAAAATTAATAGTTATATTATACTTGATAAGTGTATATTTAGAGAGGATACTTTTTTTAAATTTAATGATTAAAGAGCAAAATAACTTTTAGAATACAGAATATTTTTTTCTGGAAAATATGGGGAAATGTAATACAAATAGAAAATAAAGAGATTTTATATAAAAAAAGTGTATGGTTTTGACAATTTTAATAGTTCTATGAGTAATGGCAATATTAACTTTATTGAGGTTCATACGGGAATACTCCGGGAGACAGAGAACAAATAAAGAAGTATAAAATTCTAACAGATGTAACATAAAAGGAAAAAAATTATATTTTCCTTATTTTGTAAGATACATATAATAAAATAAGAAAAAGGAGATCATAATATTAAAAGCAATCTTCATAATATACACAGTTTATGATATAATAAGAGATATAAAAAAATTGGGTGATTATAATGGATTTTAAGATACATTCGGACTTTAAGCCTACCGGAGATCAGCCGGAAGCAATAGAAAAAATAGTGGAAAATCTGGAAAACGGAGTTTCCGATCAGATACTTCTCGGGGTTACAGGTTCCGGGAAGACTTTTACAGTGGCAAATGTAATAGAAAGATTAAACAGACCTGCATTAATCATGGCTCCGAACAAAACACTCGCAGCACAGCTTTATAACGAATATAAGCAGTTTTTTCCAGATAATGCCGTGGAATATTTCGTATCATATTATGATTATTATCAACCGGAAGCTTATGTAGCTGTTACGGATACCTACATAGAGAAGGATTCGTCAATAAATGACGAAATAGATAAATTGCGGCATGCTGCTACGGCAGCCCTTTTGAACAGAAGAGACGTTATTATAGTAGCATCTGTTTCTGCAATATACGGCTTAGGATCACCGGAAGCATATAAAAAAAGATCTATACCGATAGATGTTTCTGTGGGATTTGACAGAAATGATCTGATACTGAGACTTGTAGATCTGAGATACGAAAGAAATGATTATGCATTCGAACGTGGAAAGTTCAGAGTTAACGGGGATGTTGTGGATTTATATCCGACTTATCAGGATACTGGATATAGATTTGAGTTTTTCGGGGATGATCTGGAAGATATATCGGAGATAAATACATTAACAGGACAGAAAATCAGGAAAATTCAGAGAATTTCAATAATGCCGGCGACTCATTACCTTTCTACAGAGGATTCCGAGACAATGTTCAGGGAAATAAAAAGTGAACTGGATGAGAGAATAGAATTTTTTAATAAAAAAAATATGCTTCTGGAAGCACAGAGAATAAAACAAAGAACCGAATATGATCTGGAAATGATAGCAGAAATAGGTTTTTGCAAGGGGATAGAGAACTATTCCAGATATCTGACAGGAAAAGGTCCGGGAGAAACACCCGACACTCTGATAGATTATTTCCCAAAAGATCTTGTTGTCTTTTTGGATGAGTCACATATTTCCGTTCCGCAGATTAACGGTATGTATAAAGGGGACAGGGCAAGAAAGCAGTCATTGATTGATAACGGGTTCAGACTTCCAAGTGCTTTTGATAACAGACCGATGAGATTCGAGGAATTTTTCGAAAAAACACCTCAGGTTGTTTATATTTCAGCTACTCCGGGAGATTATGAAATGGAGCAGTCAAAGAGTGAGGTAATAGAACAGCTGGTAAGACCTACGGGAATAGTGGAGCCTACTATAGAAGTAAGACCTACAAAAAATCAGATCGATGATTTAATGGATGAAATAAAGCTGAGAGTAGAAAAGGGCGAAAGGGTGCTTGTTACCACACTTACTAAAAAGATGGCTGAAGAGCTTACGGATTATTATCTGGAATATGGTCTGAAAGTAAAATATATGCATTCTGATATAGAAACACTGGAAAGAATAGAGATAATAAGAGGACTACGGAGAGGGGAATTTGATGTACTTGTGGGGATAAACCTTTTGAGAGAGGGATTGGATATACCGGAAGTAGCACTTGTAGCTATTTTGGAAGCTGACAAGGAAGGATATCTGAGATCCAGAAGATCATTGATACAGACTATGGGAAGAGCGGCAAGAAACGTAGAAGGAAAAGTAATTCTTTATGCAGACAGAATAACAGGATCAATGAAAGAAGCAATGGACGAGGTAGAGAGAAGACGTGAAATTCAGATCGAATATAATAAAGAACATAATATAAATCCAAAAACAATTGTAAGTAAAATTTCTGATTCCATTGTGGATTATGAAATAGGCAATGAAGAAAAAGTAGACAGAATCAAGAAGATTTACAAGGATAAAAAAGATATAGAAAAAGAGATAAGAATTCTTGAAAAGGAAATAAGAAAACTGGCTGAGGAGCTGAATTTTGAAAAGGCAATAGCTAAAAGAGACGAGATGAAGGCTCTGAAAGAGCTGCTGCTGGAATTATAAAATAAATAAAAAAAGAAACGGGGAAGAAGATATGAAAATATATTATTATCCTTCATGCAGTACATGTAAAAAAGCTTTGAAGTGGCTTGATAATTCTGAATTAAAATATGAAAAGGAACATATAGTGGATGCAAATTTAACAAGAAAAGAAATAGAAAATATATATAAGAAGAGCAAGCTTGATATAAAAAAATTTTTTAATACCAGCGGGAAGGTTTATAAAGAACT from Sebaldella termitidis ATCC 33386 includes the following:
- a CDS encoding TSUP family transporter is translated as MIRNFIHKFFEEEIIIFHSIDNFVPFVLLLFAGGFIDSIAGGGGLLTLPAYLLTGLPTVSALATNKFSSIFGTFGSFLGYLKHNKLHLKLLKFLVPASFAGSMLGSFIVTKIKADFLNAAIPFLILGVGLYSLFNKSLGGVSMYKHPKKAVLTKGIFFTFLVGFYDGFFGPGAGTFFIVMLIKIFSVDFLEASGNTKLLNFASGLSAFFIFLINGKVNFFYGLIGTVAILLGSLAGTKLAIKKGVPFIRPVFLSVSFIIAIKMFYDKLLH
- a CDS encoding OmpG family monomeric porin, coding for MKKFLVLSLFLGLVGSVQALEKLDITTGAYIESENHNAVYNSSDVTVHGFRVNLNAKDFPLWTEFVYEYRNADSSSGHKGDADRYKVMLGSALKYGNFNFNPTYELRITDMRESSEKTTDHRFQPNWGYTFNDQWSLYNGWLFGYRQDDAYRGYSEVKSWDDYFHELETGVKYKFADSQAVSFSIYNEYVKSEKSDMQYRAHKFDDWQVRIAYEKKFDNGIAVSPFIRYSVSSKTENSNGVDTDHDGKGRYGVKMGYVADNGIGVYAETYYQNEPRENTPGPDSPDKNRVFFKLGLDYKF
- a CDS encoding LysM peptidoglycan-binding domain-containing M23 family metallopeptidase, whose translation is MGRGKKYKFINIYVPFLFLIVIFAVVLNGILSTEYIDDTEKFSNIYEEINKIPNTEKDIDNFKYDIYVVTESVNIKVLGEKLGTEPEIILYNNPYLIGKSILEAGDRIVLYNEPVIFYKVAENDTIEKITEKFHVKEEEILKSNPELLDIGIQNKRYLLIKNPLITESILLSLKDEMVYENTAYNLSNQEKLVYEEKKDGKNQMISERESEISEIKKSGNVKERKQIQEGRKTENRQYTGENNKDSKNSDSGEKYKDKEPLTASVKTKDTLQTIERSRETGYEINKYMLWPVSGTTITSGYGNRTHPILKTKKFHRGLDIRVGMGTPLKASFTGVVTYASAKGGYGNLIELERSDGIRVRYAHLDKISVNKGDTVKEGQIIGATGNTGLSTGPHLHFEILIDGNPVDPKKWNYF
- a CDS encoding Spx/MgsR family RNA polymerase-binding regulatory protein, with product MKIYYYPSCSTCKKALKWLDNSELKYEKEHIVDANLTRKEIENIYKKSKLDIKKFFNTSGKVYKELDLKNKLLNMNESEKLELLASNGMLLKRPLLVEGNKVIVGFNEKEYEEKLK
- the uvrB gene encoding excinuclease ABC subunit UvrB; this translates as MDFKIHSDFKPTGDQPEAIEKIVENLENGVSDQILLGVTGSGKTFTVANVIERLNRPALIMAPNKTLAAQLYNEYKQFFPDNAVEYFVSYYDYYQPEAYVAVTDTYIEKDSSINDEIDKLRHAATAALLNRRDVIIVASVSAIYGLGSPEAYKKRSIPIDVSVGFDRNDLILRLVDLRYERNDYAFERGKFRVNGDVVDLYPTYQDTGYRFEFFGDDLEDISEINTLTGQKIRKIQRISIMPATHYLSTEDSETMFREIKSELDERIEFFNKKNMLLEAQRIKQRTEYDLEMIAEIGFCKGIENYSRYLTGKGPGETPDTLIDYFPKDLVVFLDESHISVPQINGMYKGDRARKQSLIDNGFRLPSAFDNRPMRFEEFFEKTPQVVYISATPGDYEMEQSKSEVIEQLVRPTGIVEPTIEVRPTKNQIDDLMDEIKLRVEKGERVLVTTLTKKMAEELTDYYLEYGLKVKYMHSDIETLERIEIIRGLRRGEFDVLVGINLLREGLDIPEVALVAILEADKEGYLRSRRSLIQTMGRAARNVEGKVILYADRITGSMKEAMDEVERRREIQIEYNKEHNINPKTIVSKISDSIVDYEIGNEEKVDRIKKIYKDKKDIEKEIRILEKEIRKLAEELNFEKAIAKRDEMKALKELLLEL